CCAATAGATAAAGTACATTGCATAATCTAGGGATTGGCGAATTACCCATTCAGTGACTTTGGCACTGGACGTTCCCAAAATGGGTACTATTGGATCAATTCGATAATAGACGTCTGTTGACATTCCATCATTCCTTCTTCTTTCAGGGcctatttgaaatataattaaGCACTTCTTGGTCATGAATATCTGAACTGGTTGTTTGCTGATCAAGAATTTTTGTTTGggcatattgatcattttttcttcttcagttaaaAGGTTTTGATATTACTTTGGTCTTTCCTCTTTGATGTAATAAGGGTTCTACTTCTTGATGCTTTGAGAGGTACTCGATGCTTGAGATGATGTTCTACTTCTTGATGGTTCACTTCTTTGCCCAGATTTGTAAGATCTGGCCTTTTGTCTGGACCAAACTGTTCTTAGTTTCCAAAAACTTCTTCCACTTTTAGCATAAGGATGATTTCTAAAACTTTTCCTTTTCTGCCTTTGTagtttacttccaataattgttggaaaaTCAATTTTCTTACGATACAAAGGAGTATGTTTGTTAATACCTCATAATCGTTTGTAATTATTTTGTAATACTGCTAAATGACATCATTCTGCCAATTTTTCTTTGAGGAAAGACGCTCTTCGTGCCATTGTATATGGATTGCCCAGGACATATTCCCTTATTAATATTTCTCTCTAGGGACTTGACATCTTGGCGAAGAAAAATTGCATTGTTATATCTTCTTCTACCCCTAAATTCCATTTATATTTAGTGACAACATAATATAATCATCTACTAAATATAtttcatgtaattcaagactatacagagcttgagtttatttatttttcttctctgtatcttgactgttaaaatagtctacccctgtaaattatgttttaaaaagGATAGTCATTCTTCTGGCTATCTCGTTAAGAGATTCTTCGGCTAGGACTGATTCTTTGGTTTCTACCGAAGTCATATCCCaataaatttcaattgatcACATAAGACTCGTTTCTAAAAatttaatgaatccttctttGTTGAGATCCTCTTTGTAGAGATCCTCTTTACTTCTAGGTTTTGAATTCTTGTTCGAATAtactttaatattccaagaatttcttcctggttttcaaggattttctctATATTTGGTGGtacataatatattatattgcCATAATTCTGTACTGCCTTTTGAATTTCTCTAATATCTCCAGAAATTTTAGAGGAATCTGGTACTATTTCTAAGAACCTGTTAATTTGAATCATAAATTTACCTTAGGACTCTGATAAGTTCTTCTATTTTCTTGATATCTACTACTGTTAGATTTTCTTGTTTCAAATATTCCAAAATTTTGGAATAAATCTTGCAAATTATTAATCTTGAACCTGGATTCGGATTTATGTTATTTTGAGAAAATTCTCCTcttcaaacatttaattactcgataataataaatttgtatgttcgaaataattttacctaggctctgataccatttttgGTCCagtaaaatcaataatttaatttaacacatctaaggtatttttgtcatttttttatattaggaagtttaaagaaaaaaatttaggtGCAGAGAGGGTTTCATACTGAAAGAAAATAATagagaaaaataagaaaaaaaattaaaaaaaaaaaaccaagttATTAGGATAAGTAAAAGAGAATTAAAAATAAGTTCGCGTTTAAAAACATATCGTATATAAttgatataataaaatttaatgtgTTAATGCACATGTACAAATATACTTATCATATTAACGTcgaaactaaataaaataaataaatatgacaTTAATTCacttgaataattaatttttaccAAAATAACTTTTTTCAACGTACATTTCACGTCTATTTTTCTTATTAATATAAAGTTTATGAGTTATACCTACaaagttaatatttaaaaatgatttttacatTGTCTATAGTTCAAATCTCATGAAATATCTTCAATTAACTAGAATTTCATTTAGTTAAACCAAATCTTATCAAATATCAATCTCGTTTTAAAATCCATttccaataatttaaaatgaagtttctaattccaaatattttaaaatcccGTATTTCTCTCATTCCAAACGCACggtaaataaatgatttttggGAAATAAAAAGGTACATTTGGTATTACGCTTTGAGAATGCTACTCTTACCGTCCAATCAtgattcaaatgatttttaaatttctatATCGTATACGTGGTCAAGGGGTAAATAGTAAAATACATTTTAGCAATCCCGAATTCAATATATCATATTCGAGATCCAATTATAACAAATCAATCTATCTTCTAATAATGTTTAATTAAATGTAAAGATTATGTTAAAAATtgtggaaatattttttttcccttaaaatgattaaaaaatgtattagtttattttatgttgggaaccaaagaaaatttgGGGAAAGTacaaaaatgctatttttttaataaaaaaaagaagaaaagaatcCTAGGTCTATTTTGGGTTTTACTAGTTATTTTACGATGATTGAGTGGACTGTGGGACTCATAAATAATGAGTTTgaatgttataaaaaatgagGGTAAAAAGATATGTTGTTATAATGAGTACGTGACAGTGAACCCTATGATTTTTGATGAGATTGTAGATATTCTAATTGGTATCAAAGTCGCAAATATTCATTTAATTTTAATCCCGTCACAAGTGGATGGCCAAGTGAAAAGGATGTATACCTTCtcttatattaaatatatacataaatatatttttaaaaataattaaatgactCTCAACCAATGTCCAACTAGAACCTCCTAAATTGTTGAAGATATGCATTACTATTTCACAAAAACACATCTTGAACATTATTCAAAGAATTTCGGACAACAAATTCATAGCTAACCAAAGAAATGAAGTCTCCAAGAATGAGTAGTTAAAAAATAGATGTTGGCATTAAAATGAGGCTGAATTAATGCACACTTTAAAATGGCAAGAAGAGAAAGTCATAAAGCAATGACTTAACTTTAATTACAGGACTTGTTCAACATCTTATGTTTGAAGGAGATTGCTGTGTACAACAACATTTattttagacaaaaacttgtgtgagacgatcttacgggtcgtattttgtgatacggatatcttatttgggtcatcaattattttattcaatgaTTCTTGGTTTTTTCAAAAGTATGAGCAAAATAACTAGTTCAATTACTTGCTTTCTTTGGCTTTAGTTGAATATCCATTCCATAGAATAAACATCTAATAGAATTCAGATGATTCTTGAATGGTAGAAGTTGTAAGGTTGATGATTCTTGAACGATCGAAGTTCTAAGGACAATATCCATTCCATAGAATAAACATCTAATAGAATTCAGATGATTCTCGAATGATCGAAGTTCGAATGATCGAAGTTCTAAGGACGTTGATTGAAGTTTCCAACACTAATTATGACACCAGGCATTGCGAAGAATTACTATATGGAACAAAACCATATTCATTAATGAAACTCAATCAAACAACTCCAtggatattaaaaaatattgtcaCTAATCAATGATGAATCATAATCTATTACTCAGTCTTCCAAGCATACAAGAAGAAAGAAAAGCCAAGACCTGGTACTTTAGAATCCATGAAACTGTCGGAGCAGCTCCGCGAAAATGCGGAGGAATTGGGGAAAGTTGGGCTACTCCACAACTTCTCTGCGGATAAACTTGTCTGAAACATGAACACTGCATTCCCTAAACTTGAACCGAATAGCCAATTGTGAACATCCCAATAGACTTCAACAGGGAGCCCATCCACCAATATTGAGTAATTTCCTCGAAATTTCCATTGGAGATGCTTCACCTGCATCACTGGTTTTGCATCAATACGAATCAGTAAACTAGGTTCGTCGTTCGTACTCGAATCACACTCAATTCTCAGGTCATGAATCTGTCCATTATCACAGAATTGTGCCTTGGTACCATATACCCTCTTTCCAGAAATATGCTCCCTCTTCGAGATGAACATTGCATTGCAAAAGGCACTAATAgctccagttttcttgaatgcTTCTTTCCTAAGATCCCCAATTACCAAAATCATTTCCCCCTTACAAACAACTGCGACATAATACCCCTCAAAAGGCTCAGGTCCAGGACCAAATTTCGCCGAAGAAAGATCCCAAAACACCTCAATTTTACTAGCATTCACTTCAAAACATTTGGATCCTTTTCTTTTTGAGAACAAAGAAGGTTTCACATCTACTTTACAGATACAACGATTTGATGCATCATCTAATTCAACACTAAGGCACTGACCCATAATGTTCTTGCTCCATATAATGCTGATTAAGCAAGACTTACCGAGTAATTTACACTTATACATGCAAGTAACAGAATTATGAGGACCTTTTCTCGCACCTAAGCCAGAAGAAGAAGCATCAGCAACCTGAACACCATTTTCTCCAAAACAAGATGGAAAGTCCCTCATCTCCGGTACATCCAAGAAAATCCAAGAATTTATACTTCTACGATCTTTTCTCGGGCTATATTGCAAGAAAATTCCGATCTTTACGCACCCTTTTGAACCTTAAGAAAATTACTActagaaaaaaaaaaccaatctTTTAGAAGTAAAATCAAGAACCAATTTTTCCAAGTGCTGTACAATCACGCGGATCTATGTCTAGAAGCAAAAAAAGTTCAAAGTACTGGGTATGAAGAGTGTTTGATGAAAGGACAGGCGAAGTTGAAGATTAGGGTATATTTAGTGGGGGTGGAGGAAAAGAAGCGGACAATAATCACAGATGATTTTTTGTTCATTTGTTTACGAGATGCCAAACAAAAGGTatgaattttcattttcaagTTTCCTTTTTAAacagagaaaaagaaaaaagggggtgtattggttatagacttttaatgatttttatggagtttaaaagtctagaggtattcaaactagacttttatatactccataaaagtttagtggtattcaatttaaacttttgtaaaattttaaaaagtcatgtagtattcaaacttgacttttaaaaactctacaaaagtctatatgtattcaaaatgtcaatagacttttaatgactctatggaattctattaagtacaagaattatagactaaggtacaacaataaaatatcaacaaaagtatttgattcaacctaaagatttggatgtacatttaattgagaaatctcccaaattcaatacaaattttcattcttttctcatctatttatttttccttttatttgtactttttaaaaacataattaaaatttaatttttttattaattattatataacattttatttttaattattttctttagttttagttaatctatatattaaattattggataagcaaattcataccgatactataccaaaattttcggtatatcgaaccaaaaaaaccttacattttaaaaatatttataatttatggttttaaaatattatatattttaaaatttttgtatatttttccggtatttcggtatataccaaaattttcaaattggatatcgttaccgtaccg
This window of the Primulina tabacum isolate GXHZ01 chromosome 4, ASM2559414v2, whole genome shotgun sequence genome carries:
- the LOC142543426 gene encoding uncharacterized protein LOC142543426: MRDFPSCFGENGVQVADASSSGLGARKGPHNSVTCMYKCKLLGKSCLISIIWSKNIMGQCLSVELDDASNRCICKVDVKPSLFSKRKGSKCFEVNASKIEVFWDLSSAKFGPGPEPFEGYYVAVVCKGEMILVIGDLRKEAFKKTGAISAFCNAMFISKREHISGKRVYGTKAQFCDNGQIHDLRIECDSSTNDEPSLLIRIDAKPVMQVKHLQWKFRGNYSILVDGLPVEVYWDVHNWLFGSSLGNAVFMFQTSLSAEKLWSSPTFPNSSAFSRSCSDSFMDSKVPGLGFSFFLYAWKTE